CTTAGCTGAAGATACCGAACAATCGTTTATATGAATTTATTTGTAGATTTAAACAGTGCAGACAAGACAGTCTGAGTTGTTATTTATAAGGGCATACTAAAAAGTGACACAATCACAAGCAGACTGGCATTTTGGTACCAGTCGTGAACAGTTTGTTGATCCTTTACTGGATGCGCTGGTACTTATCAGTAAGTACTACGGTATGCCTGCCTCTGAAGATTCATTAAGTAGTGGTTTACCACTGGTTGATAATTGTCTGACCGTTGAGCTTTTTCCCAGAGCAGCTGAACGGGCTGGTTTATCTGCAAGGCTTGCAGATCAGCCGTTGTCTCAGATTCATGAATTGCTGCTTCCCTGCGTGCTGCTTTTAAAAGACCGAAGCTGTTGTGTGCTTATGTCAATTGATAGTCAGAAGGGTCTTGCTCGGGTTCTGCAACCTGAAAGTGGGGACGGAGAAGTCGAACTCGAAATTGAGAAACTGGATGAGCTTTATTCAGGGCATCTGTTTTATATCCGCAAGAAATATCAGTTTGATCAGCGTAGTCCTGATGTTCTGGATACACAGGAAGGGCATTGGTTCTGGGGTACTTTTCGAAGCGCAATGCCGATCTACAGAGATGTGTTAATCGCGTCGTTATTGATTAACCTCTTTGCCGTTGCATCACCTTTGTTTGTTATGAATGTTTACGATCGAATTGTGCCTAATCTCGCATTTGATTCGCTCTGGGTATTGGCAATCGGGGTAGGAGTTGTTTTTGTTTTCGACCTTGTCCTGAAGCATCTTCGGTCATACTTTATAGATGTTGCAGGCAAAAAGCTTGATCTGCAGTTATCTGCAAAGATTTTCTCCAGGGTAATGGGGATCCGGCTTGAAGCGCGTCCGGTGTCTGTAGGAGCCTTTGCTAATAATCTCCAGTCTTTTGAAACCATTCGTGATTTTATAACGTCGGCAACACTGGGGGCGCTTATAGACCTGCCTTTTGCGTTGTTATTCCTACTGGTTATCTGGACGGTGGGTGGCCCCTTGGTTGTCGTGCCTTTAGCGGTGATGGTTATTCTGGTGGGGTATAGCCTTTATATCCAGAAACCACTGGCAAAACAAATTGAGATGACCTCTAAAATTGCTGCACAAAAGCAGGCTACACTCGTTGAAGGTTTGACCGGTATTGAAGCGGTTAAAATCAATGGTGCTCAGAGCCAGTATCAGGTTATTTGGGAGCAGGCCGTTAGTAAAATGGGGCAGCATGACGTCCAGACACGAAAGTTGGCTAACGGTGCTTCATCCCTGTCAGGTTTCCTGCAGCAAATGATGACAGTAGGAATTGTGGTTTTGGGCGTGTACTTAGTTGCCGCCGGAGAACTTAGCATGGGGGGAATCATTGCCTCGGTTATGCTGGGTGGGCGAGCAGTTCAACCTTTAGCCCAGCTTTCTTTGTTAGCAACGCGTTACAACCAGGCTAAAGCTTCTATGGGGCTTATAAACCAGATTATGGAGATGCCGGTTGAGCAGGAAGAGGGCAAGACTTACGTTAGTCGGCCTAAATTGCAGGGGAAAATCGAATTTAGTAAGGTTAGCTTTGCCTATCCTGACCAACAGAATCATGCACTTAACGATATCAGTTTTACGATTGAACCCGGAGAGCGGGTTGCTCTAATCGGCGGTATTGGTGCAGGTAAGAGTTCTCTTCAAAAATTAATTCTGGGATTGTATCAGTGCTCGGAAGGTGATGTTCGTATCGATGGCGTAAACATCGCACAGTTACATCCGGCCGATCTGCGTCGGAATATCGGTTGTATCACCCAGGATAACCATCTTTTCTTCGGCAGCATCCGCGATAATATTGTGATGGGCGCTCCTTTCACCAGTGATGAGCATCTTTTAAGAGCGGCAGAGTGGGGCGGTGTTACTGAATTTACTAACCACGATCCAGATGGTCTTGAACGTCAGGTAGGAGAAGGTGGGCGACAGCTTTCAGGTGGTCAGCGCCAATCGGTCTCTGCAGCCCGGGCAGTGGTCATGGACCCTCCTATCTTGTTGCTGGATGAGCCTACCAGCCATCTTGACCGTAAAGCTGAACTTCGTTTTATCAATCGTATGAAGGAGCTTGATCGCGATAAAACTGTGATTTTAAGTACCCATAAATCGAGCTTGTTAGATGCTGTGGATAGAATAATAGTGTTGGAAAATGGCCGATTACTGGCTGATGGCCCTAAAGCGGAGGTGGTTAACTGGCTTCGCGAAGGTATTAACCAACAGAGTGTTAAAAAGGAGGGGCGCTCCTGATGGATGAGCAATCTACAGATACCGTTCAGTCATCATCAGGTAGTGGTCTGGCAAAAGCAAAAGACGCTTTCAGCGCGATGGCTAAGGCTAAGCATGATCAGCCGGTTGTCGATAATAACCTACATGATTTTATAGATAACTCAGCTGCCAGCGTTTTATTGGATACACCCCAGAGTTCAAGAATCCTTTTATGGGGTGTAGTTTGTTTTGTCATTGTTGCGGTTATGTGGGCATATTTTGCTGAACTTGATGAAATTACCAGGGGAGAGGGCAGTGTCATTCCTTCTCAACAAATTCAGGTAGTCCAATATCTTGAGGGTGGCATACTCAAAGAGCTTTTCGTGAAAGAAGGCGATAAAGTTGAAGCAGATCAGCCCCTTCTTCGAGTAGATGAAACTAAGTTTCTATCGGATTTCCGTGGGCAGGCTCAAGAACAGGCTTATCTCGAAATATCGGTTGCGCGTCATAAAGCGGAACTGGCAAGTATTGTGATCAGTAGTGAGCCTGAGAACGGTAATTGGCAGGAACAGGCCCGGATTGAAGCTCAATCAATCAGTGTTGAAGAGGAATGGAAACTCCGTAACCCTGAATTACTCGGGCGAGAGCAGGCGCAACTCGAGGAATACTTACGAAACCTGAGTAACCAACTGGATATTCTGGGACGACAGATTCAGCAACGGGATCAGGAAGAGAAAGAGTTAGACTCTAAAATCAGCCACCTAAATCGTACCTACAAGCTGAGTTTGAGAGAGATGGCGATGACCCGTCCGTTAGCGAAGCAGGGGATTATTCCTGAAATCGAACTGATTAAGTTAGAAAGGGAAGTAAATAGTTATAAACAGGAGCTGGAAGGTGCCAGGTTATTGTTACCTAAAGTTCGCCTAAGTATCCAAGAGGCAGTTGCGAAACGTCGCGAAATCGCGTTAAATGCACGCAGCGAAAGCCAGCAAAAATTGAATGAAAGTCAGGCGCAACTCAATCAGAAAACAGAAGCTCAGGTCAGTTTTCGTGATCGGGTAGACAGAACCACTGTTGTTTCGCCTGTTCATGGAACCATTAAAACGATCTCGGTAAATACTATCGGTGGGGTTATTCAGCCGGGTATGGACCTTGTTGAGATAGTGCCGACTGAAGATCACCTTCTGATAGAGGCGAAAGTTTCGCCAAAAGATATCGCTTTTCTCAGGCCGGGTTTAAGTGCGGTGGTTCGATTAACAGCCTATGATTTTTCAATTTATGGTGGTCTGAAAGGTATACTGGAGCATATTAGTGCTGACAGTATCGAAGATGAACAAGGCAATATTTATTACCTGATCAGAGTTCGGACTGAAAATACAGATCTTGGCAGAGGCGCTAATTCTCTGCCGATTATTCCGGGCATGATGGCCACAGTGGACATTATGACCGGTAAAAAGAGTGTTTTAGATTACCTGCTCAAGCCTATCTTTAAGGCTCAGCAGCAGGCATTACGAGAACGTTAACGTTGAAAGGGACTTTATCCGGGGGGAGCGGTTCAATGGGGAATATTTATAAGTTCGGCACACTAGCGTTGCTAGTTTGGTCGGGTACAGTATCGTCACAAACTTTGATGGAGGCCGCTTCTTATGCTGTCGGCAGTTCTCCAGATGTGGCGATTGTTAAAAGTCAGTATCTTGCACGTGTCGAGCAGATTGGTGTTTCCAAGGCGGGCTATCGTCCGACTGCTGATCTTGCAATTGGGTGGGGAGGGGAGCGTACTAACAGTCCTTCAACACGAGCGGCGGCCGCAGCAAATGGTTCTAAGTTTGTAAACCTTGAAAGGGGAGAAGCATCCCTGACCGTGAGTCAGCTTATATATGACGGTTTGCGAACAAAAAATGATATTGATCGAACTCAGGCTGAAGCGGGAGCACAGCGCTTCCAGCTGTGGAGTGCTGCCGAAAATACAACTCTGGACGTAGCCAGTGCTTACATGAATGTGATTCATGCACAGGAAGCATCAGTTTTGGCTGCGGCTAACCTTGAAGCGCATATTGAGATTCTGGATGGTATCCGTAAGCGCTCAGAGCACGGTCTGGGATCTGCCTCGGATCTTTCTCAGGTGAAAGGCCGGCTGAGCCGCGCGCATTCAAATTATCTGGCGACAGATAATAATGTTCTGGATGCCAAAACTCGCTATTACAAAGTTGTGGGTCAGGAAGCACTGGGTCTGATAAAGCCGGATGCGGTTGATCAGCATATGCCTGTTTCTTATGAGCAGGCGCTGGAACGTGCAGGCAAAATTCACCCAACACTTCTGTCAGCACAGTGGGATGTTGATGCTGCTGTCGCACAATTAAAAATGAAGGATTCTGATTTCCGACCTGATGTGCGATTAGAGCTGGGCGGAACCTGGAATAATAACCTTGACGGCGCAGTTGGTTATAATAATGATCTGACTGCAATGATTCGTATGCGTTATAACCTGTTTAACGGAAATGCGGACGTCCATCGTAAGAAAGAAGCTCAGTATCAGTTGATGGAAGCAAGTGCGATTCGTGACCGCGCACAGCGTGAAGTTGCTGAAGGCATGAGTCTTTCCTGGAACGCCTATCAGTTACTGGAACGCCAAATGGAGTTTCTGGAAGCACATGTAATTGAAGCAGATAAAACACTTGAAGCTTACAAGCAACAATTCAAGCTAGGACGTCGTACCCTGGTGGATTTGCTTGATGCTGAGAATGAGTTGTTTGAATCTCGCCAGAAACTGCTTGAAGCCGATAAAGATCGTGTTCTGACTCAATTCCGAGTGCTTAATGCGATGGGTGATCTGCTAACAGTATTGAATCTGAATCGTGAGTCTCTTTTGACCAGTGAAGAGCAGCAGGAAATCTCATACCTGCAGAGGTAGTTTTTCTATACTGCTGTAGTCGCTTGGGCTACAGCAGTTACTTGTCCCTCTATCCAAGCTGCTAATCTTATTTAAATCCGCTATAATCGCCGCCTTTTCTAACAGCCCTTTTGAATGTGAATATGAGCGAAGAACTGGCAAAGCAGCAGAAAACCCGGGTTAATAAACTCCAGAAACGCCTACGGCGTGAAACCGGACGTGCTATCGAAGATTTTAATATGATCGAAGATGGCGATAAGGTGATGGTCTGCTTATCCGGTGGTAAAGATTCCTTTGCCATGCTTGATATTCTGATGAACCTCCAGCGAAGCGCCCCCATCAGCTTTGAGCTTGTGGCGGTGAATATGGACCAAAAGCAGCCAGGTTTTCCCGAACATGTTCTTCCTGAGTATTTAAGCAAGCTTGAGGTTCCGTTTCATATTATCGAACGGGATACGTACTCAGTCGTAAAAGAGTTGGTGCCTGAGGGGAAAACTACTTGTGCACTTTGTTCGCGTCTGCGGCGTGGAACCTTGTATGGCTTTGCTGAAGAGATTGGTGCTACTAAAATTGCATTAGGGCACCATCGCGATGACATACTCGAAACTTTTTTCCTGAATATGTTTTATGGGGGAAAGCTGAAGTCGATGCCGCCGAAGCTGGTGAGTGATGACGGTAGGAATATGGTAATACGGCCATTAGCATATGCGCGGGAAAAGGATATTGCCGCTTATGCTGAACTGCGTGAATTTCCGATTATTCCCTGTAACCTTTGTGGCTCTCAGGATGGTTTACAGCGTCAGGTAATTAAAGAGATGCTGCAGGACTGGGATAAACATCATCCGGGTCGAATTGAGACTATGTTTCGCTCTCTGAGGCATGTGGTTCCCTCCCATTTAGTCGATACTGAACTGTTTGATTTTAAAAGTTTAGAGCGGGGATACCCTCACGGAATCACCGATCAAAACTCGGTGGCAAATAGCCAGGCAGCGAGTCCCGTTCCTGAAATGATCGACATTCTCTCCCTATGATCTGTGATTTTTTCGACGTTCTCATTTCTCTTATTCACGAGACTAACAACTGATGAAGATATGGGTTGATGCAGATGCGTGTCCTAATGTTGTTAAGGAGATTCTTTTCCGGGCGGCAGAGCGCTTAGCGGTGGAAACGACCTTAGTTGCAAACCAGTTTCTGAACACCCCTCCTTCAAAGGTTATCAGTGCTGTGCAGGTGCCTGCGGGTTTTGATGTGGCAGATAATTATATTGTGCAAAAAAAGCCATCCTGGTGATCTGATCATTACTGCGGATATCCCCCTTGCCTCTGAGGTCCTTGAGAAGGGATGTCACGCATTGAATCCGCGTGGAGAGTTTTATACTCCTGAGAATATCCGCCAGCGGCTCAATATGCGTGATTTTATGGATCAGTTGCGAAGTTCAGGGATCGATACCGGGGGGCCGGGGAAACTGGGGCAACAGGACCGCCAGCAGTTTGCTAATCAACTGGATCGCTTTTTGGCAAAGCATCTTCGCCGCTAGCGATTTTACCTGTTTTATTAATTGTCTTTTAAGCTGTGATAATGCTGTTCATTTGGTGAGTGCATTAGGGAAAACCTTTATTTTATTTTTGTTTTGTTCTACCGTCTTGGTTATTCAATAATAATAACTGAGATTGCTATGAGTGATGCACTGCTAATCCGCGAAGACTCTAACGGAGTCTGTCAACTGACATTAAACCGTCCTGATGCCTACAACTCTCTATCTATGGAGTTAATGAAGGCGCTGATCGCTACATTTGATGAAATTGCTGAAGATTTATCGGTCCGTGTCGTTGTATTACGAGGGGGAGGGCGTGGTTTCTGTTCAGGGCATGACTTAAAACAGATGCTGGGTGAGGGCGAAGAAGAGTACTATCAGTGTACCTTTGATACCTGTTCTGAGTTAATGCAGCGGATTGTTAATCTGTCGGTACCGGTAATTGCACAAATCCACGGAGTAGCCACCGCTGCCGGTTGTCAGATAGTGGCTAGTTGCGATCTGGCTATCGCCAGCGACAAATCACGTTTTGCCACACCCGGTGTAAATATCGGGCTGTTTTGTTCTACGCCCATGGTTGCACTTAGCCGGTCAGTTAGCAAAAAACATGCGATGGAGATGTTGCTGCTGGGGGATATGATCGGTGCTGAGCGCGCCTGGGAAATGGGGCTGATTAATTGGGTAGTAGATGACGAGCACCTGGAGAAGAAGACACGGGAAGTGGCGGATAAAATTTCAGCGAGCTCCCGTAAAGCTATTTCAATTGGGAAACAGGCATATGTACGTCAGATTGAAAAGCCTCTGAATGAAGCGTATACCGAATGTAGTCGAGTAATGACTGAAAACATGATGACGCACGATGCTGGTGAAGGTATCGATGCCTTTATCAATAAACGTAAGCCCAACTGGCAACATCGTTAATCTTGTTTGTATGAATACAAAAAACCGCAGATTCTTCTGCGGTTTTTTTTGTGCTGTGATTATCCATTAGTCGCAATAGGGTGTAATTAGAGCAGACTCTGTTATTATATTTTCAATAAGTAATAAGCTTATAACCTAAAGAAATATAATAAGGTTCTAATCAATGAATATTGAATATAGAACCAGGTTCTTCAGAAATCGCCTAGACATTGGTCGAGTTCTTTTATATTTCCTTTATGTATAAGGTTATCTCAAATAATAATATAAAAGTGTTCTGATACCTTGTGTGTTGTGAACAGACCGTCTGGAGGCGTGGATGTCCAATCGGATTAAGAACCTGTCGACCCGCGAGCTAATGGCTCAACTAGCGAAAGAATCTCAAGGTTTATCAATTTCTGATCGTCGGAATTTTTTGAAACAGGGTATGCTGGCAGCGGGAGCAGTGACTGCTACGACTGTTAGCGGACTGGCTGGCGCTGCAGGTAATAACCTGCCGCCGATGGAACCTGAGTGGGGCCGTCGCCTGGGTGCGGGTGTCATCGATAAACCTTACGGGGTTCCCTCAGAGTATGAAAGTAGTGTAGTTCGACGCACGGTTCCCTGGTTGACAGCAGAGTCTATCGCCTCGATCAGTATGACCCCAATTCAGGATCTGAAAGGCATTATTACGCCAAATGGCCTGGTGTTTGAACGTTATCACGCGGGTGTTGCACAGATAAATCCTGAAGAACATCGTTTGATGATTCACGGTTTGGTTGATCGTCCTATCGTATTCACCATGGAAGACTTAATGCGTTTTCCGTCGGTATCAGAGATCAAATTTATAGAGTGTCCGGCCAATGGCGGTATGGAGTGGAAAGGGGCCCAAATGGAGGCGCTGCAGTTTACTCACGGTATGATGAGCTGCTGTGAGTGGACCGGTGTTCCGCTAAAAGTGTTGCTTGAAGAGGTTGGGGTAAAGCCAGAAGGCAAATGGTTACTGGCTGAAGGTGCTGATGGCTCGCACATGAGCCGCTCTATTCCTATCGAAAAAGCACTGGAGGACACACTGGTCGTCTACGCGCAAAACGGCGAGATGCTGCGACCTGAACAGGGATATCCGTTGCGTCTGTTAAACCCTGGCTGGGAAGGTAATACCTCAATTAAGTGGCTACGTCGAATTGAAGTGGGTGATAAACCCTGGTACCACCGCGAAGAAACTTCTAAATATACAGACCTGATGGCCGATGGGCGTGCGCGAAAGTTCACCTTTGTTCAGGAAACTAATTCGGTTATTACCAATCCATGCCCGGAAAAACCCATTATTAAAAGTGGATTGATTGAGATAGAGGGTCTTGCCTGGACCGGCAGGGGGAAGATCAAACAGGTCGATATCTCTTTCGATGGCGGTGTGAGCTGGGTGCCTGCAAAGCTAAAAGGTTTGGTGCTTGATAAGGCGCTGACACGTTTTAGTCTGGTTACTAAGTGGGATGGTCAACCCTGGTTGCTACAAAGTCGTGCTATTGATGAAACAGGTTATGTTCAGCCTACTTTAGGCCAGTTGCGAGAGGCTCGGGGTACGAATTCAATTTATCATAAGAACTCAATTCATACCTGGAAAGTTGAAGCAAACGGAGGGGTTAAAAATGTACAAATTAGTTAAAGTGTCCCTTCAGGCTACAGCGATTTCTGCAGCGCTTCTGCTAGCTTCAGGTTCTCTGAGTGCAGCTGAAAAATATGGTTTTGGTAAGACTGCAACCGAGGCTGAAATTCAGGGCTGGGATATTGATATACGTCCAGATGGAATGGGTTTGCCTGCCGGTGAGGGCTCTGTCGCGGATGGTGAAGAACTGTATGAGCAGCTCTGTGCTACTTGCCATGGATTATTCGGTGAGGGTGAAGGGCGCTGGCCTGTTCTGGCCGGTGGAGAGGATACTCTGACCGAGGAAAGGCCTGTAAAAACGGTAGGTAGCTACTGGCCATATGCGAGTACTCTTTATGATTATATTCGCCGGGCAATGCCGTTCACCGCCCCTCGTTCTCTGAGTGACGAGCAGACCTATCAATTAGCCGCTTATGTGTTATATCTGAACGAAGTCGTTGATGAAGAGTTTGTTGCAAACCAGGATACGTTGGCTAAAGTTGAAATGCCGAACCGTGATGGTTTCTTTGTTGATCCAAGGCCTGACGTAAAGAATGTGCGTTGTATGGATAACTGTGCTGACCCGGCTAAGCTCAATATTGTTGGTACTCTACAAGGGATAACGCCTGTCGGTCACTTTGTGGAAGGGGCTGATGCACCGGCAGCATCGCACCATGCTCAGGAGTTGAAAGAGCGAAAGTTGCAAGGTGAAGATGTAGCGGATGAGGCTGAGCATGCTGTTTCATTGTCTGACACAGCGGTCGCTGGACGAAAGACCTATGATAATGCATGTCAGGCATGCCATGCTTCAGGTCTGGCTGGTTCGCCAAAACTGGGGGATAAAGCAGACTGGAAAACGCGTATCGATCAGGGTATCCCGGTGCTTGTTGAGCATGCTATAAATGGCTTTACTGGCAACAACGGTATTATGCCACCCAAAGGTGGACGGAATGATTTGACGGATGAACAGGTTAACCAAGCGGTAACCTATATGGTTGAGTCAAGCCAGTAGTACATGGTTAATTGTTACCTCTGCAGAGGTAACTTTTAGTATAAAAATAACAATAAACAGAGAATGGTAATTCCGGAGGAATGCGAATGCGTAAGCTGAAAACCTTGTTATGTGTGACAGGTTTACTGGCGATGCTGTCAGCAGGTTCTGCTCAGGCCGCAGGTCAGGAGGAGATGATTGAGATGGGTAAGGCAGTATATCTGAATAAATCCAGAGGTAACTGTGTATCTTGTCACCAGATCGATGACCCTGATGCCACTCAGGCAGGTAATCAGGGACCGCCAATTGTGGCCATGAAACAGAGGTTCCCAGATAAAGCTGTGCTCCGTGCACAGGTTTGGGATGCCACCGTTAATAACCCTATAACAATTATGCCCCCGTTGGGTAAGCACTGGATTCTTTCTGAAGCAGAGATCGATGCTGTAGTCGAATACGTTTACCAGTTTTAATTTACAGTGCAAAAAATAAATTGATGTCCCGATAGATAGAGGATTTTAAGAATGATGAATCGTCGTAAAGTAATTAAGGCACTCGCGACTGGTGGTGCTTTGATTGGTGCAAGTGTCTTGATGCCAGGCCTGGCTTTTGCCGGTTGGAATAAAGAAGCCTTTAGCTCAGAGAACCAAAGCATGGCTATGAAAGCACTGTTGGGTGCTGAGCCTGCTGAAAGTGCAGAAATTAACCTGAAGGCGCCTAGTATTGCTGAAAATGGCGCCGTTGTGCCGGTTACTGTGAAGACGGGTGCTGCGAATGTTGAATCGATCAGTATTTTTGTAGAAGGCAATCCAACACCCTTAGTTGCCGAATTTATGATTCCGGCAGGCACTAAAGCTGAAGTGTCTACCCGTATTCGTATGGGTAAAACTTCTAATATTACCGCTGTAGTGAAAGCAGATGGCCAGCTTCTGAGTGCGTCTCAGGAAACAAAAGTGACCATCGGTGGTTGTGGCGGATAAGTTAAGGCTTTATAGAAGAGGAAAGAATGATGGCTGGAATTATGAAAGTTAAGGCTAAGTCAAAAAAAGAGATGACTAGCGTTAAGCTGATGGCTAAGCACATTATGGAAAGTGGTCAGCGTAAAGATAAAAAGACCGGTGAGCCTATTCCTGCAATGTTTTTGCAGGGTATAACCGTTCAACACGCAGGTAAAACTGTCTTTGAAGCAAACCTGGGAACAGCGGTTTCAAAAAACCCATATTTGGCGTTTACTTTTGCCGGTGGCGCGAAGGGTGATGAGCTGACAATCAGTTGGGTTGAGAGTACAGGTAAGACAGGCACTGAAACTGCCGCCATTAAATGATTTGAGCGGGGGCTTTGCGGAAGGTCTAACCCCCGTTCTTCTTACCTGTATAGCTGTGGAGTGTATTGATGAAAATAATAAAAACGATGGCATTCGGCATGGGGCTTGTATTAAGCGCTCAGGTATCTCAGGCGGCAGATTCAGGCTTTACCCTGGAAACTGTTAACCCTGAGGCTGACCGAGTTGCCCTGCAAAACTATTTCAAAAAGCGTTTTCCGGATTCTGAACTGAGCGATTATGTTAATGGTATTTATGCTGTCGATTCCTCCTCGAGAGAGCAGTGGGAAGAGATAGAAGAATTTCCTCCTTACGAGTTTGCGGTTGAAGAGGGCGAAGCTCTGTTTAATACCTCATTTGCTAACGGAAAGGGTTATGCCGATTGCTTCGAAAATGGTGGAGTGGGTATTCGTCATAACTTCCCTTATTGGAGTAAAGATGAGGGGACCGTTAAGACTTTGGAAATGGAGATCAATGAGTGCCGCGAAGCGAATGGTGAATCACCATTGAAGTGGAGTAAGGGGGATATTGCAAAGATCTCTGCTTATATGGCCTGGACATCCCGTGATCAGGTTGTTGATGTAAAAATTCCGGAAGATGATACGCGCGCCATGGCCGCTTACCTGGATGGTAAAAAATTCTTCTACGCTAAGCGCGGACAGCTGAATCTTTCCTGTGCTAACTGTCATGTTCAGGGTGCAAATAT
The genomic region above belongs to Amphritea japonica ATCC BAA-1530 and contains:
- the soxY gene encoding thiosulfate oxidation carrier protein SoxY, which translates into the protein MMNRRKVIKALATGGALIGASVLMPGLAFAGWNKEAFSSENQSMAMKALLGAEPAESAEINLKAPSIAENGAVVPVTVKTGAANVESISIFVEGNPTPLVAEFMIPAGTKAEVSTRIRMGKTSNITAVVKADGQLLSASQETKVTIGGCGG
- the soxZ gene encoding thiosulfate oxidation carrier complex protein SoxZ is translated as MMAGIMKVKAKSKKEMTSVKLMAKHIMESGQRKDKKTGEPIPAMFLQGITVQHAGKTVFEANLGTAVSKNPYLAFTFAGGAKGDELTISWVESTGKTGTETAAIK
- the soxA gene encoding sulfur oxidation c-type cytochrome SoxA: MKIIKTMAFGMGLVLSAQVSQAADSGFTLETVNPEADRVALQNYFKKRFPDSELSDYVNGIYAVDSSSREQWEEIEEFPPYEFAVEEGEALFNTSFANGKGYADCFENGGVGIRHNFPYWSKDEGTVKTLEMEINECREANGESPLKWSKGDIAKISAYMAWTSRDQVVDVKIPEDDTRAMAAYLDGKKFFYAKRGQLNLSCANCHVQGANIRIRADLPSPQLGHTTHFPVFRSKWGALGTLHRRYSGCHKDSRSQPLKPQTETFRNLEYFQSYMNNGLVINGPGARK